One part of the Phycisphaeraceae bacterium genome encodes these proteins:
- a CDS encoding 30S ribosomal protein S1 translates to MIDENLIASLGVDDDATSALLREAFGAKAGDADAMDSLLGTQIADFTPGSILEGKVIGITDNDVVVEVGLKSEGLIPKNEFEGMDLPRVGDKVKVLLERIEGDGGLVELSKRKADRMLSWQRIVDTTREGDVVEGRVMKKIKGGLLVDIGVPVFLPASQVDVRRPGDIGEYIGRDIRAAVLKIDTERRNIVISRRKLIEEERESAKKRLMETLKEGQMVSGEVKNIADFGAFIDLGGIDGLLHITDMSWGRINHPSEMLKIGQKIEVKVLNIDREKEKIALGLKQKEASPWEEIEQKYPVGSRVRGAVVNLMSYGAFVRLEDGIEGLVHISEMSWTRRINHPSEIVQPNQEVDVVVLDINKDKQEISLGMKQTEVNPWELVAEKYPPGTVIEGTVRNLANYGAFVEIEPGIDGLLHVSDISWTKKVTHPNELFKKGDKVTCVVVDVDREKQRVALGLKQLAEDPWIHAIPEHYKPGMVVRGKVTKITNFGVFVELEQDLEGLLHISELADHKVENPQDVVKAGEEVDVKILRVDTDERKIGLSLKRAQWGDTDRGQTEDAGRSRSGPAAPTRGGMDAHDAMGTNKITFSRGE, encoded by the coding sequence ATGATCGACGAAAACCTCATCGCCTCATTGGGCGTTGACGACGATGCCACCTCCGCGCTGCTTCGCGAGGCCTTCGGGGCCAAGGCGGGCGATGCGGACGCGATGGATTCACTGCTCGGAACTCAGATCGCGGATTTCACCCCGGGCTCGATCCTGGAAGGGAAAGTGATCGGGATCACGGACAACGACGTGGTCGTTGAAGTCGGGCTCAAGTCCGAGGGGCTGATCCCGAAGAATGAGTTCGAGGGGATGGACCTTCCGCGGGTCGGGGACAAGGTCAAGGTCCTTCTGGAGCGGATCGAGGGGGACGGCGGGCTTGTTGAACTGTCGAAGCGCAAGGCCGACCGGATGCTCTCCTGGCAGCGGATCGTCGATACGACCCGTGAGGGCGACGTGGTTGAAGGCCGGGTAATGAAGAAGATCAAGGGCGGGCTACTGGTGGACATCGGCGTGCCGGTGTTCCTGCCGGCCTCGCAGGTGGACGTCCGTCGGCCCGGGGATATCGGGGAGTACATCGGGCGGGACATCCGCGCGGCGGTGCTGAAGATCGACACCGAGCGGCGGAACATCGTGATCTCGCGCCGGAAGCTGATCGAGGAGGAGCGGGAGTCGGCGAAGAAGCGCCTGATGGAGACGCTGAAGGAAGGCCAGATGGTCTCGGGCGAGGTGAAGAACATCGCCGATTTCGGGGCGTTCATCGACCTGGGCGGGATCGACGGGCTGCTGCACATCACGGACATGTCGTGGGGCCGGATCAACCACCCGAGCGAGATGCTGAAGATCGGCCAGAAGATCGAGGTCAAGGTCCTCAACATCGATCGGGAGAAGGAGAAGATCGCGCTGGGCCTCAAGCAGAAGGAGGCGAGCCCGTGGGAGGAGATCGAACAGAAGTACCCGGTCGGGTCGCGCGTCCGCGGTGCGGTGGTGAATCTCATGTCGTACGGCGCGTTCGTGCGGCTTGAGGACGGGATCGAGGGCCTGGTGCACATCTCCGAGATGTCGTGGACCCGTCGGATCAACCACCCCTCGGAGATCGTCCAGCCGAACCAGGAGGTCGACGTCGTCGTCCTGGACATCAACAAGGACAAGCAGGAGATCAGCCTCGGGATGAAGCAGACCGAGGTGAACCCCTGGGAACTCGTGGCCGAGAAGTACCCGCCCGGGACGGTCATCGAGGGGACCGTGCGGAACCTGGCGAACTACGGCGCGTTCGTGGAGATCGAGCCGGGGATCGACGGGCTGCTACACGTGTCGGACATCTCGTGGACGAAGAAGGTCACGCACCCGAACGAACTGTTCAAGAAGGGTGACAAGGTTACCTGCGTGGTCGTGGATGTGGATCGCGAGAAGCAGCGCGTTGCGCTCGGCCTCAAGCAGCTGGCGGAGGACCCGTGGATCCACGCGATCCCCGAGCACTACAAGCCGGGCATGGTCGTTCGCGGCAAGGTGACGAAGATCACGAACTTCGGCGTGTTTGTGGAGCTGGAGCAGGACCTCGAGGGTCTGCTGCACATCTCCGAACTGGCCGACCACAAGGTGGAGAACCCGCAGGACGTGGTCAAGGCCGGGGAAGAGGTGGATGTCAAGATCCTCCGCGTCGACACCGACGAGCGGAAGATCGGCCTGTCACTCAAGCGGGCGCAGTGGGGCGATACCGACCGCGGCCAGACCGAGGACGCCGGGCGCAGCCGGAGCGGGCCAGCCGCGCCGACACGTGGCGGCATGGACGCTCACGACGCGATGGGTACGAACAAGATCACTTTCAGCCGGGGGGAGTGA
- a CDS encoding UDP-N-acetylglucosamine 2-epimerase, producing the protein MNTSLQGAEAGPKIVLCMADVGCGHARAAAAVALAIRERWPGVRSPVIDALDGAPRWFTAVYRGAYLAAARHTPAMSGWFYKATDTDGIPAQRGVGPAVEARALSHFTAMDAVRDADVIVCTHFLCARVLSRLRGAGRLRGRLVVVVTDQHPHAVWRVAHADRFLVASESARNEMIRHGVAAERVVVTGIPIDGRFARPMSQEAARASQGLAGTSPVILLCGGGLGLGGMDQALEGLIAAGSGSRVVVVCGRNADLRVQLSRRVREAGVTARIRIVGQTSRMRELMAAADLMVGKPGGLTTAEAVAVGLPMVLLRPIPGQEERNAAVFVKQGAAMLEPDAYRAGVLAARLVTDKDEMSRMREAARGFGRSGAAGAAAEAIMGLMRRDALEGKSEQAIVVCKRESRGAAIA; encoded by the coding sequence GTGAACACCAGTTTGCAGGGCGCGGAAGCTGGCCCCAAGATCGTGCTGTGCATGGCGGATGTTGGATGCGGGCACGCGAGGGCGGCGGCAGCAGTGGCGTTGGCGATCCGCGAGCGATGGCCGGGGGTGCGGTCTCCGGTGATTGATGCCCTCGATGGAGCGCCGCGGTGGTTCACCGCGGTGTATCGAGGCGCGTACTTGGCCGCGGCGCGGCACACGCCCGCGATGAGCGGGTGGTTCTACAAGGCAACGGACACCGATGGCATCCCGGCGCAGCGGGGTGTGGGGCCGGCGGTGGAAGCCCGGGCGCTGTCGCACTTTACGGCAATGGATGCGGTGCGGGATGCGGATGTGATCGTGTGCACACACTTCCTGTGTGCGAGGGTGCTTTCAAGGTTGCGGGGAGCGGGACGGCTGCGGGGGCGCCTTGTGGTCGTGGTGACGGATCAGCATCCGCACGCGGTATGGCGCGTCGCGCACGCAGACAGGTTTCTGGTCGCATCAGAGAGCGCAAGGAACGAGATGATCCGGCACGGAGTCGCCGCCGAGCGGGTCGTCGTCACGGGCATACCAATCGATGGGCGGTTCGCTCGCCCGATGTCGCAAGAGGCGGCGAGGGCGTCGCAGGGGCTCGCCGGCACGTCGCCGGTGATTCTGCTTTGTGGTGGCGGTCTGGGATTGGGCGGAATGGACCAAGCCCTGGAGGGGCTGATCGCGGCTGGGAGTGGATCGCGTGTGGTCGTGGTGTGCGGGCGGAATGCGGATCTGCGTGTACAGCTCAGCCGGAGGGTGCGGGAGGCGGGCGTAACGGCACGGATTCGGATTGTCGGTCAGACCAGCAGGATGAGGGAGTTGATGGCCGCCGCGGATCTGATGGTCGGCAAGCCGGGTGGGCTGACGACCGCCGAGGCCGTCGCGGTGGGGCTGCCGATGGTGCTGCTGCGGCCGATCCCCGGGCAGGAGGAGCGGAACGCGGCGGTGTTTGTGAAGCAGGGAGCGGCGATGCTGGAGCCAGATGCATACCGCGCAGGCGTGTTGGCGGCCCGCCTCGTGACGGACAAGGACGAGATGTCCCGCATGCGGGAAGCCGCCCGGGGGTTCGGCCGCAGCGGGGCAGCGGGTGCGGCGGCTGAAGCCATCATGGGCTTGATGCGCCGAGATGCACTCGAGGGCAAGAGCGAGCAAGCCATCGTGGTTTGCAAGCGTGAATCCCGCGGGGCCGCCATCGCCTAG
- a CDS encoding UDP-2,3-diacylglucosamine diphosphatase — translation MAFAFRTVFLSDTHLGFAGVRAAELSAFLKHLECERLYLVGDIIDLWALKQRWRWPVMHNQVVRRVLKLAKKGTVVTYVPGNHDDALRQYAGLDLGGVRLAKQAVHRTADGRSLLVTHGDEYDLVVQHSRVLALLGTWAYDRLVGLNRGVNAVRGVFGLKRWSFSQAIKMRVKSACTFMSNYERALLTEAARRGLDGVVCGHIHQPAMRMVDLEDSSGLYANCGDWIERASALVERADGRLEVVDVEHLLAESGIEVKRLGDETVVLEEVGGLESLL, via the coding sequence ATGGCATTCGCATTCCGCACCGTGTTCCTGAGCGACACGCACCTGGGCTTTGCAGGGGTTCGTGCGGCGGAGTTGTCGGCGTTTCTCAAGCATCTCGAGTGCGAGCGGCTGTACTTGGTGGGCGACATCATCGACCTGTGGGCGCTCAAACAACGCTGGCGCTGGCCCGTGATGCACAACCAAGTCGTGCGGAGGGTGCTGAAACTTGCGAAGAAGGGGACCGTGGTGACGTATGTCCCCGGGAACCACGACGATGCGCTCCGGCAGTACGCGGGGCTGGACCTTGGTGGGGTGCGGCTGGCGAAGCAGGCGGTGCACCGCACGGCCGACGGTCGTTCCCTGCTGGTGACACACGGGGATGAGTACGACCTTGTCGTGCAGCATTCGCGGGTGCTGGCCCTGCTGGGGACGTGGGCGTACGACAGGCTGGTTGGCCTGAACCGGGGTGTCAATGCGGTGCGCGGGGTATTCGGCCTCAAGCGATGGAGCTTTTCGCAGGCTATCAAGATGCGGGTCAAGAGCGCGTGCACGTTCATGTCGAACTACGAGCGGGCACTGCTGACCGAAGCGGCACGGCGAGGACTGGATGGCGTGGTCTGCGGGCACATCCACCAGCCAGCGATGAGGATGGTCGACCTCGAGGATTCGAGCGGTCTGTACGCGAACTGCGGGGACTGGATCGAGCGGGCGAGCGCCCTGGTGGAGCGCGCGGATGGGCGGCTGGAGGTGGTGGATGTGGAACACCTGCTGGCGGAATCCGGGATTGAAGTGAAGCGGCTCGGCGATGAGACGGTCGTTCTCGAAGAAGTCGGGGGCCTGGAGTCCCTTCTGTGA
- a CDS encoding aquaporin — MRRRLAAEFLGTYGLVFAGTGAIVVDAQTGGAVTHVGVALTFGLVVMSMIYAFGEVSGAHLNPAVTLGFWAAGRFPLRDVGPYAAAQFVGAVAASGTLRVLFPESETLGATTPTGPVAQTFVFEVILTCFLMVTILGVTSGAKEKGLLAGVAVGGVVAFEAMFAGPISGASMNPARSFGPALVSGDLAGLWIYVIAPVAGAALGVLCSQAVVQRAPAGEGGVAADTRPAR, encoded by the coding sequence GTGAGACGGAGGCTCGCGGCGGAGTTTCTCGGAACCTATGGGCTCGTGTTTGCAGGGACCGGCGCCATCGTTGTCGACGCGCAGACCGGCGGTGCAGTGACACACGTCGGTGTCGCGTTGACATTCGGCCTTGTGGTGATGTCCATGATTTACGCCTTCGGCGAGGTGTCGGGGGCCCACCTGAACCCGGCGGTGACGCTGGGGTTCTGGGCGGCGGGGAGGTTCCCGCTTCGTGATGTTGGGCCGTATGCCGCCGCGCAGTTCGTCGGAGCCGTGGCAGCATCAGGAACGCTGCGGGTGCTGTTTCCAGAAAGTGAGACGCTGGGGGCGACGACGCCGACGGGACCAGTGGCTCAAACGTTTGTGTTCGAGGTAATTCTGACGTGTTTCCTGATGGTCACAATTCTGGGGGTGACGTCGGGGGCGAAGGAGAAGGGGTTGCTGGCGGGGGTGGCTGTGGGGGGCGTGGTGGCGTTCGAGGCGATGTTTGCGGGACCGATCAGCGGGGCATCGATGAACCCGGCACGGTCGTTCGGGCCGGCGCTGGTCTCGGGGGATTTGGCGGGGCTGTGGATCTATGTGATCGCACCGGTCGCAGGGGCGGCCCTAGGGGTGCTGTGCTCGCAGGCTGTCGTGCAGCGGGCTCCGGCAGGCGAGGGGGGCGTCGCAGCAGATACTCGACCTGCTCGCTAA
- the arsM gene encoding arsenite methyltransferase: MSTTDFNAAVENTAHAKDNSGCCGPDCCGGAAGAGAAGASPETVREKVRAGYSKIAMAGGWAAVPSGGQETSTEGCCGSASGSAGGCCGPASFSPEALARAIGYSQAEVAASPDGANMGLSCGNPTAIASLRPGEVVLDLGAGGGFDCFVAGPKVGAQGRVIGVDMTPEMVSKARRNAESYHAQTGLENVEFRLGEIEHLPVADASVDVVISNCVLNLSPDKARVWREIARVLRPGGRVAVSDLSLLRPLPEDVARDVEALVGCVAGAVLVDETRRMASEAGLEGVSLVIKPQYVDAMEHWEDPLYRRIVEKLPRGSKPSDYITSLDVSARKPGARA, translated from the coding sequence ATGAGCACGACAGACTTCAATGCAGCGGTAGAAAACACGGCTCACGCGAAAGACAACAGCGGGTGCTGCGGCCCGGATTGCTGCGGCGGGGCGGCGGGAGCGGGGGCCGCCGGGGCGAGCCCGGAAACGGTGCGAGAGAAGGTGCGTGCCGGGTATTCGAAGATTGCGATGGCGGGCGGTTGGGCGGCAGTACCGAGCGGTGGCCAGGAGACTTCCACTGAGGGATGTTGCGGGAGCGCCTCGGGGTCCGCCGGAGGGTGCTGCGGGCCGGCGTCGTTCTCGCCCGAGGCGCTGGCTCGGGCGATCGGGTACTCGCAGGCAGAGGTGGCGGCATCGCCGGATGGGGCGAACATGGGGCTGTCGTGCGGGAATCCGACGGCGATCGCCTCGCTTCGGCCGGGGGAAGTGGTGCTCGACCTCGGTGCGGGCGGCGGGTTCGACTGTTTCGTGGCGGGGCCGAAGGTGGGTGCGCAGGGCCGGGTCATTGGTGTGGACATGACGCCGGAGATGGTCAGTAAGGCGAGGAGGAACGCCGAGTCGTACCACGCTCAAACCGGGCTTGAGAACGTGGAGTTCCGGCTTGGCGAGATCGAACACCTGCCGGTGGCGGATGCGAGCGTGGATGTCGTGATCTCCAACTGCGTACTGAACCTGTCGCCGGACAAGGCGAGAGTGTGGCGGGAAATCGCGAGAGTGCTTCGGCCGGGGGGACGGGTGGCCGTGTCGGACCTGTCGCTCCTCCGGCCGCTGCCGGAAGATGTGGCCAGAGACGTCGAGGCGCTTGTGGGGTGTGTCGCGGGTGCGGTGCTTGTGGATGAGACGCGGCGGATGGCCTCCGAGGCGGGGCTTGAAGGGGTTTCGCTGGTCATCAAGCCGCAGTACGTCGACGCGATGGAGCATTGGGAGGACCCGCTGTACCGGAGGATCGTGGAGAAGCTGCCGCGGGGCAGCAAACCGAGCGACTACATCACGAGCCTTGATGTGAGTGCCCGCAAGCCCGGGGCGCGGGCGTGA
- a CDS encoding arsenate reductase ArsC, which yields MRVLFLCTGNSCRSQMAEGWARALKSEAIDAYSAGTAPHGLNQYAVKAMAEVGADISGHESKHVDALRGVEFDVVVTVCDSAHESCPVMHNARRVVHVGFDDPPRLAKGAATEQEAMGHYRRVRDEIRRFVETLPGSLVGQPGVRKETTR from the coding sequence ATGCGAGTGCTCTTCCTGTGCACCGGGAACTCGTGCCGGAGCCAGATGGCCGAGGGGTGGGCTCGGGCGCTGAAATCGGAAGCGATCGACGCCTATTCGGCGGGGACCGCGCCGCACGGACTCAACCAGTACGCCGTGAAAGCGATGGCGGAGGTGGGTGCGGATATCTCTGGTCACGAGTCGAAACACGTTGATGCGCTTCGCGGGGTGGAGTTTGACGTGGTGGTAACGGTGTGCGACTCGGCGCACGAGTCGTGCCCTGTGATGCACAACGCCAGAAGAGTGGTGCACGTCGGATTTGATGATCCGCCGCGGCTGGCGAAGGGGGCGGCGACGGAACAGGAAGCGATGGGGCATTACCGGCGGGTTCGGGATGAGATCCGAAGGTTCGTCGAGACACTGCCCGGGAGCCTGGTCGGACAACCGGGTGTGCGAAAGGAGACGACACGATGA
- a CDS encoding winged helix-turn-helix transcriptional regulator has translation MTQISKRAQRRRGERRVAAAVLPATPRMAAACCKPIDGLLQPGLFRALGDATRVALLACLAKCGRACSVTEIAECCAVDLSVVSRHLSMLESAGVLESTKRGRTVLYRVRYNEVCGMLRALADAIDECCPGGSGCSTGCGCEPAAATAERIRKGANDAGR, from the coding sequence ATGACGCAAATAAGCAAGCGAGCCCAGCGAAGGCGGGGAGAGCGACGGGTAGCCGCCGCGGTGCTGCCGGCGACGCCGCGGATGGCGGCGGCGTGCTGCAAGCCGATCGATGGGCTGTTGCAGCCGGGCCTGTTCCGGGCTCTGGGGGACGCGACTCGGGTGGCCCTGCTGGCGTGTCTTGCCAAGTGCGGGCGTGCGTGCTCGGTGACGGAGATCGCCGAGTGCTGCGCGGTGGACCTGTCGGTGGTTTCGCGGCACCTGTCGATGCTCGAATCGGCGGGGGTGCTGGAATCGACCAAGCGGGGGAGGACGGTCCTGTACCGCGTCCGGTACAACGAGGTGTGCGGCATGCTGCGGGCGCTGGCGGACGCGATCGACGAGTGCTGCCCGGGCGGGAGTGGGTGTTCGACAGGATGCGGGTGTGAGCCTGCTGCAGCAACCGCGGAGCGGATAAGGAAGGGGGCAAACGATGCCGGGCGATGA
- a CDS encoding Glu/Leu/Phe/Val dehydrogenase, with protein sequence MSNAAATPAKTKTKAKKEPFKSPILDEIGLPVDADNLYLQTVDTMLTAAEMLGVSHEVQLILAQPKNEIMVHFPVRMDDGKFKLFKGYRVQHNNALGPYKGGLRFHPDVHLDDVKSLAFLMTMKCSLARLPFGGGKGGVKCDPRKLSRGELERVTRRFCAAISHAIGPDYDIPAPDVNTNAQIMAWFADTYESLTDSNRSSWDAMRVVTGKPVEIGGSLGREKATGQGVVDVLVEMLPEIGISVNGMTFSVIGYGNVGSWTARILAKLGAKLVAVMDHTGSIRNDKGIDAEALTEHCIATGGVKDYGKAGTTNGKGSGGGATAISTEEFYKTQVDVLVPAALEQMIKEQEAQWINAKVIAEGANAPTTPGGDRILNDRGIEVIPAILANAGGVTVSYFEWVQNKSCTSWSEERVDRELNAHMVDAAHRTKKMRQKYGTDLRLAAYMAALENVAKVYHVRGIFP encoded by the coding sequence ATGAGCAACGCAGCAGCCACCCCAGCGAAGACCAAGACCAAAGCCAAGAAAGAGCCCTTCAAGAGCCCGATCCTCGACGAGATCGGCCTCCCCGTCGACGCCGACAACCTCTACCTCCAGACCGTCGACACGATGCTGACCGCCGCGGAGATGCTCGGCGTCTCCCACGAGGTCCAGCTCATCCTGGCCCAGCCCAAGAACGAGATCATGGTTCACTTCCCGGTCCGCATGGACGACGGGAAGTTCAAGCTCTTCAAGGGCTACCGCGTCCAGCACAACAACGCCCTGGGCCCCTACAAGGGCGGCCTTCGCTTCCACCCCGATGTCCACCTCGACGACGTGAAGTCGCTCGCCTTCCTCATGACGATGAAGTGCTCCCTCGCCCGCCTCCCCTTCGGAGGCGGCAAGGGCGGCGTCAAGTGCGACCCCCGCAAGCTCTCGCGCGGTGAACTCGAGCGCGTCACCCGCCGGTTCTGCGCCGCCATCAGCCACGCCATCGGCCCCGACTACGACATCCCCGCCCCGGATGTGAACACCAACGCCCAGATCATGGCGTGGTTCGCCGACACCTACGAGTCGCTCACCGACTCCAACCGCTCCTCGTGGGACGCCATGCGCGTCGTCACCGGCAAGCCGGTTGAGATCGGCGGCTCCCTCGGCCGCGAGAAGGCCACCGGCCAAGGCGTCGTCGACGTCCTCGTCGAGATGCTCCCCGAGATCGGCATCTCGGTGAACGGCATGACCTTCAGCGTCATCGGCTACGGCAACGTCGGCTCGTGGACCGCCCGCATCCTCGCGAAGCTCGGCGCCAAGCTCGTCGCCGTCATGGACCACACGGGCTCCATCCGCAACGACAAGGGCATCGATGCCGAGGCCCTGACCGAGCACTGCATCGCCACCGGTGGTGTCAAGGACTACGGCAAGGCCGGCACCACCAACGGCAAGGGCTCCGGCGGCGGCGCCACCGCGATCTCCACGGAGGAGTTCTACAAGACCCAGGTCGATGTCCTCGTCCCCGCGGCCCTCGAGCAGATGATCAAGGAGCAGGAAGCCCAGTGGATCAACGCCAAGGTGATCGCCGAGGGCGCCAACGCCCCGACCACCCCGGGCGGCGACCGCATCCTCAACGACCGCGGCATCGAGGTCATCCCCGCCATCCTCGCCAACGCCGGCGGCGTTACCGTCTCCTACTTCGAGTGGGTGCAGAACAAGTCGTGCACCTCATGGAGCGAGGAGCGAGTCGACCGCGAGCTCAACGCCCACATGGTCGACGCCGCCCACCGCACCAAGAAGATGCGCCAGAAGTACGGCACCGACCTCCGGCTCGCCGCCTACATGGCCGCCCTCGAGAACGTCGCCAAGGTCTACCACGTCCGCGGCATCTTCCCGTAA
- a CDS encoding heme-binding protein, translated as MTITLADARRIIAAAEKKAAAIGQPMNIAVADEGGNLVSHVRMDGAWLGSIDISIKKAYTSRAFDIATKDLAVHSQSGEQFFGIHASNDGRIMIFAGGIPLKRDGKVVGAIGVSGGSGEQDHAVAEAGVAAF; from the coding sequence ATGACCATCACGCTCGCCGACGCCCGCCGGATCATCGCCGCCGCGGAGAAAAAGGCCGCGGCGATCGGGCAACCGATGAACATCGCGGTGGCGGATGAGGGGGGGAACCTGGTCTCGCACGTGCGGATGGATGGGGCGTGGCTGGGGTCGATCGACATCTCGATCAAAAAGGCATACACCTCGCGGGCGTTCGATATTGCGACCAAGGACCTGGCGGTTCACAGCCAGTCGGGGGAGCAGTTCTTCGGGATCCACGCGTCGAACGATGGGCGGATCATGATCTTCGCCGGCGGGATCCCGCTGAAGAGGGATGGAAAGGTGGTGGGAGCGATCGGGGTGAGCGGGGGCTCGGGTGAGCAGGATCACGCGGTGGCGGAGGCGGGGGTGGCGGCGTTCTAG